AGGGCATTGAGATATTCCAGCCGATCCCACCGGTACATCTGCAGTGTGGTCAGCACAATGGCCTTCTCTTTATTGTATACCGGCATGAGTTCCTCGGCGATGCGGTCTATGGAATTCTGAATCCAGCTTTCCTCCGCATCAAAGTAGATCGGTACACCCGCTGATCTTCCTGCCTCGCATAGCATACGTATCCGGCCAGTTCCGGTATTCCATTCTTCCAGGTCCTTCCCCGTGAGCGAGGTTCCGTCATTGGCTTTCTCCAAAACCGAAGAGGGCATGAGTCCGGTAAGCTTAACACTGGTATAAGGAATGGCAGGATTCTTCTCGGCACTTTTAATAATGCGTAAAATTTCTTCTCTGGTGCTTTCAAGATCTTCTGTGTTCTCCTCTCCTTCCACTGAATAATCCAGGATAGAACCCACTTTATGACGGTGCAGTTCACTTACTACCGCCTTGCTCTCTTCCAGTGTTTCCCCTCCGCAGAACTGTTCGAATATAGTGCCACGGATTAGTCTGCGTATAGGCATACCCACTCGCAAAGCAAGCCGTGTGGCTCCGGAGAAGAAGCGAACCAAACCCGGGCGGGCCATCAGTTTAAACAGCCATCCGGCCTTCCTCAACTGCCGGTCGTTCCGGGCAACAAAGGCGCGTTGTGTATCATCAAAAGAAACGGGGTCGGACATATTAATCTTCTTTTTTTCTCAGGTACTCAAAAAATTTATCTGTCAGGGGCAATAAAATAATTGCTAAACCGGCAAGGATCCCCAGGCCGGACCAGGCAAAGACCCAAAAAAATGGTCTGGCTCCGTTCATAATTTCTCCGAAAGAAGTTCCCCGCTCAATGATGTGGATTCCTCGGTACACCCCTGCACCGATCAAACTGCACCAGAAAACCAACAGGGAGATCTGCAACAACCAAAAACCAAAGATCATTCGCTTTTTTTCACCTGCATCGTATTCGGAGGGTCCCACCAGTGTTGCCGCATAGGTAAGAGAAGCCATAAGAATCATAGTATTGATACCAATGGAACTGCCCATAGCATGGGCCACCGTTACGTGGGTTCCATGGGTATAGAGATTGATCGCCGGAACGGAGATGGCCAGGGCGAGGATGAGGTTCAAAAACACCCACCACTCGGATGCAGCCAGAAAGCGGGAAGGGAAAAAATGAAATTCCTTCATCGCATCGGTAAGGGTGGCTCTCCATTTATATATGATCCGGGCAAGGATGATCAGTTCTGTCATGCTCACGAAATAGGAAATGTACCTCACCCAGGGCTGATTGGGTACGGTATATAAATGATGTGCCCACCCGAACAAAAGATTGGTGAATCCCAGGAAATACATCAAAAATGCCAGCCGTGAGTTAGCCACCGACCCATCCTTGCGTGTTTGCTCCATCAAAAAAATGGCAGTACCATAGACCAGCATATTCCAGGACCCCACCAGTGCGCCGTAGGCCTTCCACTGCACGGTAAGGTCGCGTACAATATTGTCTCTGAAATAAGGAATGAGCCAGAGGTAGGACTCGGAGAAGGTCAGCAAAAAGAAAATCACTCCGGTTGACCACATCCAGAGATACACCGGCCAGGGTTCTTTGCGTTTACGGATCGTGCGGAAATAGTTCCAGGCAAAAAGAATCCAGGATAAGGCGATGGGTACAGCAAAGGCTACGGGAAACTCCCAGTATTCGCGTCCACCGAATTTCCCGGCCAGGTAGCTCACGCCGATTCCTGCGGCCGTGATCACAAACAGCCAGGCATGGATCTTGGCCAGCGGACGTGAATAGAGTGTGAGCCCGAGGTTTCGTTGTAAGTAAAAGTAGATTCCTCCTACGGAAGCAAGAAAGATCCATCCCACCACAAAAGACACATGGATAGGACGGGTTTTATGAAAACCGATCGCCTCCAGTAATCCCGGCTGAACGAACTGAAATGCCGCTATGGCGCCAAACACGAGCCCAATGAGAAGAGCTACGCAAGCCAGCAGAAAGAATATGACCCCAATCTCCTTTTTCATCTGGATCCGGGTAAAGTAAGGCTGCCGTCCTTTTCAATCACAGCATCGGTGGGCGGAGAGATTCCGGTTTTGTCAACATACGCGAGAAACGCAAGCAATTGCCTTATCTCCTCCTCTGAAAAATCAAAATCCGGCATGCGGGATGAGCCGTTTCGAAGAAATGATTCCGCATAAGCGGGTCCTTTCCCGGCGGCAGATATCACGTTGGTTAAATCCGGTCCCATGTATCCGCCCAAGCCATATAATTGATGACAGGCGATACAATTCCGTTCCTGAAATTTCAATTTCCCGGATTTCGCGTCCTCCGTCAGCATCTCCATACCTCTTTCTTCCCCCGCTCCGCTCTCGTAAACCATCCAGGAATACACACCGAACGTCCCCACAAGGGAATAAAAAATTAAACGCCGGACTATAATTTGCATAGCAATTCTTTCAATAGCGTACCTTCACGCAGGAAACGGAAACGTGTCGACTTTAAAGCGACTAAATTAGGGATTTTTGCCTGTTATGAACTACATGATCAGTGTTGAATTTGCCCGGGAACTCATCCTCGAAACCTGCCGAAGCGGCAAACGGATAGCGGTACCCGCTCAAAAGGCTCTGGGCTTCGTGCTTGGAGAACCCGTTTCTGCTCCTGCATCACTGCCAGCTTTTGACCAGAGTGCCATGGACGGATATGCCTTTCGTATAGACGATCTTAAGGAGCATAAAACCCTGCGCCTGGCCGGCATTGCCGCTGCCGGAAAAACCAAAACCGTTAAAGTAAGTAAGGGAGAGGCTATAAGGATATTTACAGGCGCAGTAATTCCACCGGGAGCTGATACGGTGGTGATGCAGGAAAATACCGAAGTCATTAACGGGGTACTGAGTATCCGTGTTATTCCTCCACGGGGCGCAAACATCCGTTTGGCAGGATCCCAGATCAAAAAAGGGGAAGTAGCCCTCCCGACCGGAACTTTACTGGGTCCGGCGGCCATTGGTTTTGTTGCTTCAATGGGAATTACCAAACTGAAAATATTCGCCCGGCCGCGAATCCATATATTGGTGAACGGGAACGAACTGAAACGAAGCGGAGTTAAAATTAAAAAAGGAGAAATCCATGAATCCAACTCCCTAATGCTCGAATCCGCCTTGCATGAAATGAATGTACGGGATGTTAAAAAAGAATTCTGCCCTGACAATCCTGTTCTCCTGCTGAAAAAAGTAAAAAAAGCACTTAAAGAATGTGACATCCTGCTCCTGACCGGAGGAATATCTGTGGGAGATTACGACTTCACGCGGAGTGTGCTGCAAAAGGCCGGTGTGGATGAAGTATTTTATAAGGTGAAACAAAAACCCGGTAAACCCCTTTGCTTCGGCACAAAAAACAAGAAACTCATTTTCGCTCTGCCCGGAAATCCAGCCGCCGCGCTTACCTGCTTCTATGAATATGTTAAACCCGCAGTGTACCGGGTGATGGGACTCCCCTCTCCGCCACTTCCGGCCCTGCGTTTACCCCTGATCGGGTCCTATTCTAAAAAGAAGGGACTTACGCATTTCCTCAAAGGAATTCACGACGGAAAACAAGTCCGGCTTACGGTAGGCCAGGAATCCTTTATCCTAAGAAGTTTCGCCGAAGCCAATTGCCTGGTTTGTATCCCCGAAGACTGTGAAACTGTTTTGGAAAACGCTGATATTGAAGTACATCCACTATAGTAATCACCTGACTGAGGTCATTTTTTTTATTCCGTAAAAAGAGGGAAATTTATCTGATGGAATCAAAGTACCGTGTAAACGGAAGTATTTGGATTGAAGGAAAACACGGTGCCTTTATCGGGCACGGTCGGGTTTTGCTTCTCGAAGGAATTCAAAAATTTGGTTCCATTACAAAGGCCGCACGTGCCATGAAGATGTCCTACCGGCAAGCCTGGGAACTTGTAAACTCTATGAATAAAGAATCGCGGAGCCCGCTGGTAGAAACAGCTTCGGGCGGAACCGGAGGTGGTGGCACCTCACTGACTCCGGAAGGAAGAAGAGCAATTGCCACCTACAGAAAGCTGAACGATGAATTTTCCCGGTTCAGGGAAGATCTTACCCGCGATCTCAAGCTTTGATTTTTTTTCATGTGCGTTATTCTTAATTATATATAACGATGCCATTAAGTGAACTGATACTTTTTACCGTATTGCTTTCCGCAGTGGCGTTTCTCTACGCATCTGTTGGTCACGGAGGCGCGAGCGGCTATCTGGCTCTCATGGCTTTATTCGGCTTTAGCACCGTTGTTATGAGATCCTCGTCATTGGTGCTCAACGTACTGGTGTCCTTTATTGCTTTCCTGCAATTCTACCGCGCCGGATACTTCCGGTGGAGACTACTTCTTTGGTTCGCACTGCCGGCAGTGCCGGCGGCTTTTCTCGGGGCAATGGTAGATGTGGACGATCAGTTATATAAACGCATCCTTGGAATCATTCTTCTGTTTCCGGTACTGCGGCTTCTGGGTCTTTTCGGGAAAGAGTCGGAAGAACAGAGAAAGGTGATTGTTCCCGTAGCGCTTATCCTTGGTGCAGGAATTGGGTTTTTGTCGGGGATGATTGGCATCGGAGGAGGAATAATTCTTTCGCCGGTGATTCTATTCTTGCGTTGGGGAAATTTAAAGGAAGCCGCCGCGGCATCGGCCTTATTCATTTTTCTTAATTCGCTGAGTGGGCTTGGTGGAATGATGGTGAAGGGCTTTGATCCTGATCCTTATCTGTGGATCTGGGTTGGAGCTGGTGTGCTGGGAGGAACGGCCGGTGCCTGGTTCGGGAGTTCGGTTGTTAATAAGAAAATTCTGAAGGGGTCGCTGGCATTGGTTCTGACTGTGGCCTGTTATAAACTGCTAACCATATAATGAATCCGAACACTGAAATCACGGGAATTGTACTCGCCGGAGGGAAGAGTTCAAGAATGGGTCGCGACAAGGGACTCATAGAGGTGAACGGCACTCCCCTCGTTTCGCGTGCGATTTATCTTCTACAGAGATACTGTGGCAGTGTAATAATCAGCAGTGGAAATTCAGCGTACGACCGGTTTGGAGCACCCCGAATTGTCGATGAAATTCCCAATATGGGCCCTGTTGGCGGCATGATCAGCTGCATAAAAAAAACAGAAACACCATGGCTGCTGTTTCTGGGATGTGACATGCCATTGCTCGATGGAGAGGTGCTGGATCTGCTGGTTGCTGCCCACCGGGAAGAGAAGGATGCGGTAGTGATCCGTCATAACGGAGAAGCGGAACCACTTTGCGGCCTTTATTCCCGGAAAGCACTGCCCCACTTTGAAGCTGCATTACGCGGGGAAAATTATCGCCTGAAGGATATTCTGAATAAACTCAAAACGCAATTTATTGATCTTCCAACACCTATCTTTGTACGTTCCTTCCGGAGCATGAATACTCCGGATGAGTTCCGGGTGATTGAAACACTGATATCATGAGTTATACCGTACGCTTCTTCGGAAAGATTGCCGACCTCACCGGCTCAGCGCAAACGCAGATGCCGTTCGCGACCGGATTGCAGGAATTGATCCTGGAACTACAGAAACAGTATCCTGCTCTTCAGGGACAAACGTACCTTGTAACCGTAAACCGGCAGGTCAGGGATATAGAAGGCGGACTAAACCCGGGCGATGAGATTGCTCTCTTACCTCCTTTTTCCGGTGGATGATGCTTAACAAAGATCAAATAGAGCGCTACAGCCGGCACTTGTTACTGGAAGGAGTCGGCACGGAAGGACAGGAGAAACTTTGTTCCTCCCGTGTGCTCATTATAGGTGCTGGGGGCTTAGGCTGTCCGGCCGGTTTATATCTGGCGGCGGCAGGTGTGGGAAAAATCGGAATCATTGACTTTGACCGCATAGAAATAAGTAATCTTCAGCGACAAGTACTTTACCGCACCTCCGATACAGGCTTGTCGAAGGCATTGAAAGCAGGCGAGCGACTTTCCGAACTGAATCCCCTTATTCGTATTCAGGTCTATGACCGCAAACTGGATACCGCTGCAGCGCTTGAACTGTTTCCTGAATACGATGTGATTATTGACGGCAGCGATAATTTCAGCACACGCTACCTGGTAAATGACGCCTGTGTACTTACCGGCCGCCCGCTGATCTATGGTTCCATCCATCGTTTTGAAGGACAGCTTTCTGTTTTCAACGCTCTTTTACCTGATGGTACGCGCGGACCCACTTACCGTTGTTTGTTTCCAGAACCACCTGCACAGGGCAGCATTGGCAACTGTTCTGAAGTTGGTGTACTCGGCACACTGCCGGGAATGATCGGTACCATGCAGGCCTCCGAGGCAATTAAACTCATCACAGGTGCCGGCGAACCACTGAGCGGAAAATTACTGCTGATGAACAGCCTTACTATGGAGTTCACCACACTGCATTTCAGCAGAAAAGCCCATCCCGCAATCAGCCGGGAACATTTTTTGAGAACGGATTACGATCTCGCGTGCGGCACAACAGAAAAGTCCGGCGATATTTCTGAACTGGAACCGGAAGAACTTTCCCGCTTGCTTGAAAACAGAACGGAATTGTTTATAGTGGATGTGCGCGAACACGGGGAACTCCCGGAAGATGAAGGACTGGCGGATGCGCGCTGGCCCCTTTCAACACTGGAAGGCGCCGGCAATACTGTTCCGGAAGATAAACAGGTTATCCTGTTTTGTAAGAGCGGCATCCGAAGCCGCAAAGCTGCCCGTATTCTTGGCCGGCAAAGCAAACTATCCACCCTTTACAGCCTGCGTGGAGGAATCCTTGCCTGGCTGCAAAATAATATGAGCTGAAATGACCAAAGAACCAAAAAACGTGTTCCGCGATGGACCCATCGGAACTGCATTCATTGCAGACAGCATCGCCAAGCATAGCGTAAAGACAAGCATTGGAGGGCATTCCATTTTTCTGGGACAGGTACGTGCGGATGTCATCGGAGGCACACCGGTGCGTGCGATTGAATATACTGCATACACGGAAATGGCCAATGAAGAAATGCACCGCATACGGGAGGAAGCTTTCCGAAAGTTTGAATTAACGTGCATGCACATCTATCATAGCCTTGGGACGGTAAAAGCCGGAGAGATCTGTCTTTTCGTGTTTACCTCCTCCCCTCACCGTGCGGCGGCTTGCGATGCCTGCCGTTGGATCGTTGAGGAGATAAAAGCCAAGGCTCCTGTATGGGGAAAAGAAATTCTGGAGGATGAAAGCAGCGTTTGGAAAAAAGAAAATCAAAATTTTACTGCACATGGTTGATATCACACATAAACCTACCACGCTTCGGCACGCAATCGCCACTGCTACACTGAAAGTAAGCAGGCAGGAAACCATCGATGCCATCCGGAATAAAACCGTTCCCAAGGGAGATGTTTTTGAAATGGCTAAAGCAGCGGGTTTGCTGGGAGTAAAGAAAACCAGTGACTTGATTCCCGATTGCCATCCGCTACCCGTAGAATTTGCGGCCGTGAGGTATTCCGTTGAAGGCTTATCCGTAGTGATTGAAATGGAAGTAAAAACTATCTATCGCACCGGGGTGGAAGTAGAAGCGATGCATGGCGTTTCAGTGGTTGCCCTAACCATGTACGATATGCTCAAGCCGATTGATAAACAGATTGAGATCACCGGGATACGGCTTCTGGAAAAAAAGGGAGGGAAAACAGACTTTACAGATCAGTTCCGTAAAGACCTTAAAGCAGCCGTAATTGTCTGTTCTGATACCATCTCCAAAGGAAAAAAAGAGGACAAGGCGGGTAAAGCCATCATGGCTTCTCTGGAAAAGAACGGTGTCACCGTCAGTCACTATTCGGTGATTCCCGATGAAAGCGACATCATCCGAGACACATTAAATGCACAACGCGCCTCCGGATTTGACCTGGTTATATTCACCGGGGGAACCGGTCTTTCTCCCCGGGATGTGACTCCCGAAGCAATACGGCCTTTACTGGATCGCGAAATACCCGGCATTTCTGAGGCCGCCCGGAATTATGGGCAGGATCGCACACCTTACTCCATGCTTTCCCGGTCAGTGGCAGGTCTCTGCGGAAATATGCTGGTGCTCGCTCTGCCTGGTTCAACGAAAGGTGCTCGTGAGACAATGGATGCATTGTTCCCTTCCGTGCTCCACGTCTTCAGAATAATGGAAGGTGCTCAACACTATCAAAATGGCTGATCGTTCCGGTCTGAAAAAAAATCTACGCTATCACAGGATCATTGTGATTAGCATTGTGCTTGTCTACATATACTTTCAATATCAGTACAGTGCCGGGAGTTGGAATCACGAGAACGGACAACCGAAAGTAGTGGGAAGTAAAATGAACGGAAAAGATGAAGGGCTTTGGATCTGGTTCTACGCTAACGGGAAAAAACAACTGGAAGGAAATTTTCAGTCCGGCCGGCGAGTGGGTCTCTGGACCTCATGGGACAGCCTGGGTAACAAAGTCACGGAAAGTCATTATAACGACGACAAACTGAATGGCCTCTTTGTAAAGTATTACCCCGGCGGCCGGAAGGAGCAGGAATGCCAATACAAAAACGATATTCTTACCGGGCCGTGTACAAATTACAGGCAGGACGGTTCCCGTATTGAAAGCCAATAAACCAGGTTAGTCCGGAAGTTCGAACTCCGTTTCCCACGCTTCGTTCGTGTTGAGCCGGATGAGCTTTACCTTTAGAAATGCCTCGTCTCCACGTTTGTGATAGAACCGGTCTGTTACCTTGCTCTCACCGGCAGCATCCTTCTCTTCCTGCACACGGATTACATCACCGATCCGGGGCATAAACGGATAGCGGATACTCAGCTTTTCATCTTCCGTTACTACCAGTCCCATACCCGTTTCAAACAGAATTTCCTCGAATTTCTCTGCAAAAATCTCATCATTGACTTCTTTCTTCGCCTCCGGCTTCAGATGTGTACACCAGTGGGTGAACCGCTTAAGCGCCTGTTCACGCAAAGCCTCCCGTATATACATAGGGAACGGGGAACGGATATGGTCATGATCACGAAACCAAAAATCAAATGCGGCTTCGGTAAGATCGGGGGTATCGGCAACGGGGTCCATCAATTTACCGGATCAGGGGTTTAAAAGTTTCTTCTCAAGCTCAATCGCCTTTGGGAACAGAATATTGTTTTCAAGATGTATGTGCTGGTGCAGGTCATCCGTGAATTCTTTCAACTTCGCAAAACTCACACGATAGGTGTTGCATGCATCCGGAGGAGGATTAAACCCGGAAGAGAGCTTCTCAATATGATCCATTACATCTCCTACCAGCTCATGTTCCATCTCCATCATCCGTATTGGATTGGCAATGGTTCCAAAACCGGGAGGTGAAACCTGTGTTCCCGCCTTTTCCGCTTCCACCAGCACCTTAATGTATGGAAAAAGAATATGCTCCTCCTTCATCATATGCCGGTTCAACTCATCCACAGCTTTCAGGAAATCATCTGCGATCTCCTTCACCTCCGGATGCTCTCCTCCATGCACCTTTGAAACTTTTTGGGTGTATTCGTACAAGGTGGGAATAGTGCGCACAACATATTTGTGATGCGTATTAACAATATAGTCCGCCAGAAAATCCAAACCCCACTGATTGTAATCCTGGGATGGAACAACGGGTTGCTGCTCAGCCACCGACAATTCCTTTTCAACCTGGTCCAGCGATATGCCTTTGTCGGAACAAGCTTTCTGTAACTGCTTCTTCCCACCACAGCAAAAATCAAGTCCGTATTTTCTGAATACTTCTGCCTTTCGGTAATCGTTAGAAACGAGTTCCTTTAAGGTACTCTCACCGTATTGACTCATGATAAAGGGTCTTTTAAGAAGACCAAATTTCA
Above is a genomic segment from Bacteroidia bacterium containing:
- a CDS encoding proline dehydrogenase family protein, which codes for MSDPVSFDDTQRAFVARNDRQLRKAGWLFKLMARPGLVRFFSGATRLALRVGMPIRRLIRGTIFEQFCGGETLEESKAVVSELHRHKVGSILDYSVEGEENTEDLESTREEILRIIKSAEKNPAIPYTSVKLTGLMPSSVLEKANDGTSLTGKDLEEWNTGTGRIRMLCEAGRSAGVPIYFDAEESWIQNSIDRIAEELMPVYNKEKAIVLTTLQMYRWDRLEYLNALIARARSGNFRIGIKLVRGAYMEKENNRAAEKGYRSPIHTSKEGADTDFDKAVEICLRNVDLITLCAGTHNEASTLFLVRKMAELGIPNNHPNVYSSQLYGMSDHITYNLADKGYNVTKYVPYGPVKSVIPYLIRRAEENTAIAGQMGRELRLILEEKERRKQQALLPQGHH
- a CDS encoding cbb3-type cytochrome c oxidase subunit I; protein product: MKKEIGVIFFLLACVALLIGLVFGAIAAFQFVQPGLLEAIGFHKTRPIHVSFVVGWIFLASVGGIYFYLQRNLGLTLYSRPLAKIHAWLFVITAAGIGVSYLAGKFGGREYWEFPVAFAVPIALSWILFAWNYFRTIRKRKEPWPVYLWMWSTGVIFFLLTFSESYLWLIPYFRDNIVRDLTVQWKAYGALVGSWNMLVYGTAIFLMEQTRKDGSVANSRLAFLMYFLGFTNLLFGWAHHLYTVPNQPWVRYISYFVSMTELIILARIIYKWRATLTDAMKEFHFFPSRFLAASEWWVFLNLILALAISVPAINLYTHGTHVTVAHAMGSSIGINTMILMASLTYAATLVGPSEYDAGEKKRMIFGFWLLQISLLVFWCSLIGAGVYRGIHIIERGTSFGEIMNGARPFFWVFAWSGLGILAGLAIILLPLTDKFFEYLRKKED
- a CDS encoding cytochrome c; this translates as MGTFGVYSWMVYESGAGEERGMEMLTEDAKSGKLKFQERNCIACHQLYGLGGYMGPDLTNVISAAGKGPAYAESFLRNGSSRMPDFDFSEEEIRQLLAFLAYVDKTGISPPTDAVIEKDGSLTLPGSR
- a CDS encoding molybdopterin molybdotransferase MoeA, which translates into the protein MNYMISVEFARELILETCRSGKRIAVPAQKALGFVLGEPVSAPASLPAFDQSAMDGYAFRIDDLKEHKTLRLAGIAAAGKTKTVKVSKGEAIRIFTGAVIPPGADTVVMQENTEVINGVLSIRVIPPRGANIRLAGSQIKKGEVALPTGTLLGPAAIGFVASMGITKLKIFARPRIHILVNGNELKRSGVKIKKGEIHESNSLMLESALHEMNVRDVKKEFCPDNPVLLLKKVKKALKECDILLLTGGISVGDYDFTRSVLQKAGVDEVFYKVKQKPGKPLCFGTKNKKLIFALPGNPAAALTCFYEYVKPAVYRVMGLPSPPLPALRLPLIGSYSKKKGLTHFLKGIHDGKQVRLTVGQESFILRSFAEANCLVCIPEDCETVLENADIEVHPL
- a CDS encoding LysR family transcriptional regulator, yielding MESKYRVNGSIWIEGKHGAFIGHGRVLLLEGIQKFGSITKAARAMKMSYRQAWELVNSMNKESRSPLVETASGGTGGGGTSLTPEGRRAIATYRKLNDEFSRFREDLTRDLKL
- a CDS encoding sulfite exporter TauE/SafE family protein; translated protein: MPLSELILFTVLLSAVAFLYASVGHGGASGYLALMALFGFSTVVMRSSSLVLNVLVSFIAFLQFYRAGYFRWRLLLWFALPAVPAAFLGAMVDVDDQLYKRILGIILLFPVLRLLGLFGKESEEQRKVIVPVALILGAGIGFLSGMIGIGGGIILSPVILFLRWGNLKEAAAASALFIFLNSLSGLGGMMVKGFDPDPYLWIWVGAGVLGGTAGAWFGSSVVNKKILKGSLALVLTVACYKLLTI
- a CDS encoding molybdenum cofactor guanylyltransferase — translated: MNPNTEITGIVLAGGKSSRMGRDKGLIEVNGTPLVSRAIYLLQRYCGSVIISSGNSAYDRFGAPRIVDEIPNMGPVGGMISCIKKTETPWLLFLGCDMPLLDGEVLDLLVAAHREEKDAVVIRHNGEAEPLCGLYSRKALPHFEAALRGENYRLKDILNKLKTQFIDLPTPIFVRSFRSMNTPDEFRVIETLIS
- a CDS encoding MoaD/ThiS family protein; translation: MSYTVRFFGKIADLTGSAQTQMPFATGLQELILELQKQYPALQGQTYLVTVNRQVRDIEGGLNPGDEIALLPPFSGG
- a CDS encoding HesA/MoeB/ThiF family protein, with product MMLNKDQIERYSRHLLLEGVGTEGQEKLCSSRVLIIGAGGLGCPAGLYLAAAGVGKIGIIDFDRIEISNLQRQVLYRTSDTGLSKALKAGERLSELNPLIRIQVYDRKLDTAAALELFPEYDVIIDGSDNFSTRYLVNDACVLTGRPLIYGSIHRFEGQLSVFNALLPDGTRGPTYRCLFPEPPAQGSIGNCSEVGVLGTLPGMIGTMQASEAIKLITGAGEPLSGKLLLMNSLTMEFTTLHFSRKAHPAISREHFLRTDYDLACGTTEKSGDISELEPEELSRLLENRTELFIVDVREHGELPEDEGLADARWPLSTLEGAGNTVPEDKQVILFCKSGIRSRKAARILGRQSKLSTLYSLRGGILAWLQNNMS
- a CDS encoding molybdenum cofactor biosynthesis protein MoaE, whose product is MTKEPKNVFRDGPIGTAFIADSIAKHSVKTSIGGHSIFLGQVRADVIGGTPVRAIEYTAYTEMANEEMHRIREEAFRKFELTCMHIYHSLGTVKAGEICLFVFTSSPHRAAACDACRWIVEEIKAKAPVWGKEILEDESSVWKKENQNFTAHG
- a CDS encoding bifunctional molybdenum cofactor biosynthesis protein MoaC/MoaB; translated protein: MVDITHKPTTLRHAIATATLKVSRQETIDAIRNKTVPKGDVFEMAKAAGLLGVKKTSDLIPDCHPLPVEFAAVRYSVEGLSVVIEMEVKTIYRTGVEVEAMHGVSVVALTMYDMLKPIDKQIEITGIRLLEKKGGKTDFTDQFRKDLKAAVIVCSDTISKGKKEDKAGKAIMASLEKNGVTVSHYSVIPDESDIIRDTLNAQRASGFDLVIFTGGTGLSPRDVTPEAIRPLLDREIPGISEAARNYGQDRTPYSMLSRSVAGLCGNMLVLALPGSTKGARETMDALFPSVLHVFRIMEGAQHYQNG
- the ric gene encoding iron-sulfur cluster repair di-iron protein; the protein is MSQYGESTLKELVSNDYRKAEVFRKYGLDFCCGGKKQLQKACSDKGISLDQVEKELSVAEQQPVVPSQDYNQWGLDFLADYIVNTHHKYVVRTIPTLYEYTQKVSKVHGGEHPEVKEIADDFLKAVDELNRHMMKEEHILFPYIKVLVEAEKAGTQVSPPGFGTIANPIRMMEMEHELVGDVMDHIEKLSSGFNPPPDACNTYRVSFAKLKEFTDDLHQHIHLENNILFPKAIELEKKLLNP